The Pseudomonas eucalypticola genome has a window encoding:
- a CDS encoding LysR family transcriptional regulator — protein sequence MQPAAVSRSLFNRLRYKHLHMLVALGSSENLHRASQTLAMSQPAATRMLHEIEDMFGCELFERLPRGMRPTALGGELIRFAESALSGLDRCAEDLAARQQGGFGYLAIGTLMGAAPGLVMDSIAEIKRRHPQLRIRIMGDTSDQVIQLLAQGRIDLAIARRNASIDSQHYDFEPLGNERLLLVVHSQHPLLQRATLKLAELVNDWPWILQPDTSPARIALEQALQREGLVAPADIIECSSVYSMQQLIQLTEAIMVLSETALRDYLRMGLVTALPIELGERMAPFGILLRKGEPVSRELGAFIELLRTRAAQGQ from the coding sequence ATGCAGCCCGCCGCCGTCTCCCGCAGCCTGTTCAACCGCCTGCGCTACAAGCACTTGCACATGCTGGTGGCCCTGGGCAGCAGCGAAAACCTGCACCGCGCTTCGCAGACGCTGGCCATGTCGCAGCCTGCGGCCACACGCATGCTGCACGAGATCGAAGACATGTTCGGCTGCGAACTGTTCGAGCGCCTGCCCCGGGGCATGCGTCCCACCGCACTGGGGGGCGAACTGATCCGCTTCGCCGAAAGCGCCCTGAGTGGCCTGGATCGCTGCGCCGAGGACCTGGCGGCCCGCCAGCAGGGCGGTTTCGGGTACTTGGCTATCGGCACCCTGATGGGCGCGGCGCCCGGGCTGGTCATGGACTCCATTGCCGAAATCAAGCGCCGCCACCCGCAATTGCGCATACGCATCATGGGCGACACCAGTGACCAGGTGATCCAACTGCTGGCTCAGGGGCGCATCGACCTGGCCATCGCCCGCCGCAACGCCAGCATCGACAGCCAGCACTATGATTTCGAGCCGTTGGGCAATGAGCGCCTGTTGCTGGTGGTGCACAGCCAGCACCCGCTGTTGCAACGCGCGACGTTGAAACTGGCGGAACTGGTGAACGACTGGCCCTGGATACTGCAACCTGACACCAGCCCGGCGCGTATTGCCCTGGAGCAGGCCTTGCAGCGCGAAGGCCTGGTGGCGCCGGCGGACATCATCGAATGCAGTTCGGTGTATTCGATGCAGCAGTTGATCCAGCTCACGGAGGCCATCATGGTGTTGTCGGAGACCGCCCTGCGCGATTACTTGCGCATGGGCCTGGTCACGGCGCTGCCGATCGAACTCGGCGAGCGCATGGCGCCGTTCGGGATTCTGTTGCGCAAGGGCGAGCCGGTCAGCCGCGAACTGGGGGCGTTCATCGAGTTGCTGCGGACCAGGGCGGCGCAAGGGCAGTAA
- a CDS encoding MFS transporter: MKTLPASLLAKVSWRLLPFLLLMYIMAFLDRANVGFARQAFQADTGLSDTAFAFGAGVFFAGYALLEVPSNLILHRVGARLWMCRIMVSWGLISAAMVLAHSETSFYLLRFLLGVAEAGFFPGVILYLTYWFPGAARGKAMGFFYFGAPLAFIVGSPLSGLLLELDGVAGAHGWQWLFVVEGLMATAVGVWAYFYLDNRPADATWLSLEERQRLQGVIDQEDAAKPGHGSVLKTLCQPAVLYLCVIYLLIQASVYGVVFYLPTQVAGLLGSKVGLLVGLVSALPWLCALLAAWWVPAQADRRGDHRRVACLTLLVAAAGIAGSVSVTSPVWGMVALCFAAAGFIAVQPVFWTFPSRTLAGSAAAGAIALVNAFGALGGFIAPVLKNWAEMHFASPAAGLYVLAATTVIAAALVLGIALKPRARPQPRPGYQH; encoded by the coding sequence GTGAAGACTTTACCCGCGTCCCTGCTGGCCAAGGTGTCCTGGCGCCTGCTGCCCTTCCTGTTGCTGATGTACATCATGGCTTTCCTCGACCGCGCCAATGTCGGCTTCGCCCGCCAGGCGTTCCAGGCCGACACCGGCCTGAGCGACACCGCGTTCGCCTTTGGTGCAGGGGTGTTCTTCGCCGGCTATGCCTTGCTGGAGGTGCCTAGCAACCTCATCCTGCACAGAGTGGGCGCGCGCCTGTGGATGTGCCGCATCATGGTCAGCTGGGGGTTGATCAGTGCGGCCATGGTGCTGGCCCACTCCGAGACCAGCTTCTACCTGCTGCGCTTCCTGCTGGGCGTAGCCGAAGCCGGGTTCTTCCCAGGCGTCATCCTCTACCTCACCTACTGGTTCCCGGGCGCCGCGCGCGGCAAGGCCATGGGCTTCTTCTATTTTGGCGCGCCGCTGGCGTTCATCGTTGGCAGCCCGCTGTCGGGCCTGCTGCTGGAACTGGACGGCGTGGCCGGGGCGCACGGCTGGCAGTGGCTGTTCGTGGTCGAGGGGCTGATGGCTACCGCAGTCGGCGTGTGGGCCTATTTTTACCTGGACAACCGCCCTGCCGATGCCACCTGGTTGAGCCTTGAAGAGCGCCAACGGCTGCAAGGCGTGATTGACCAGGAAGACGCCGCCAAGCCGGGCCACGGCAGCGTGCTGAAGACCTTGTGCCAACCCGCGGTGCTGTACCTGTGCGTGATCTACCTGCTCATCCAGGCCAGCGTCTATGGCGTGGTGTTCTACCTGCCCACCCAGGTGGCCGGGCTGCTGGGCAGCAAGGTCGGCCTGCTGGTAGGGCTGGTGTCCGCCCTGCCCTGGCTGTGCGCCTTGCTGGCCGCCTGGTGGGTGCCGGCCCAGGCAGACAGGCGTGGCGACCACCGCCGCGTTGCCTGCCTGACGCTGTTGGTGGCGGCCGCCGGTATCGCCGGCTCGGTGAGTGTCACCAGCCCGGTGTGGGGCATGGTTGCCCTGTGCTTCGCGGCGGCGGGTTTCATCGCCGTGCAACCGGTGTTCTGGACCTTTCCCTCACGCACCTTGGCCGGCAGCGCCGCGGCCGGTGCCATCGCCCTGGTCAATGCCTTCGGCGCCCTGGGCGGGTTCATTGCCCCGGTGCTGAAAAACTGGGCCGAGATGCACTTCGCCTCCCCCGCCGCCGGCCTCTATGTGCTGGCGGCCACCACTGTCATCGCCGCGGCCCTGGTGCTGGGCATTGCCCTCAAACCCCGGGCCAGGCCGCAACCGCGCCCCGGCTATCAACACTGA